From a region of the Paenibacillus sp. R14(2021) genome:
- the atpG gene encoding ATP synthase F1 subunit gamma translates to MAKGMREIKRSIKSKQNTKQITKAMEMVASAKLKRAQDAAVASRPYTDKIKEVVASIASGGGAIKHPMLQSREIKRTAYLVVTSDRGLAGGYNANVLRKVWVTLQEKHKSPAEYDVFVIGRKGRDYFKRRGITLADEVTGLSDSPKFADIKSLAAAAVKGFEAGKYDELNLVYNQFYNAITQVPVIKQLLPLDQSQFTGAKASYEYEPSPEKVLDVLLPKYAETVIYSAVLEGKASEFGARMTAMGNATKNATKMIAGLTLTYNRARQAAITQEIAEIVGGANAQA, encoded by the coding sequence ATGGCTAAAGGTATGCGCGAAATTAAACGCTCGATCAAGAGCAAGCAGAATACGAAACAGATTACGAAGGCTATGGAGATGGTTGCATCCGCTAAGCTCAAAAGAGCACAAGACGCGGCTGTAGCATCCCGTCCCTATACCGACAAGATCAAAGAAGTCGTAGCGAGCATTGCTTCGGGCGGAGGCGCGATTAAGCATCCGATGCTGCAAAGCCGCGAAATTAAGCGTACGGCCTATCTGGTCGTGACTTCAGATCGTGGTTTGGCAGGCGGTTATAATGCGAACGTGCTGCGTAAAGTGTGGGTGACGCTTCAAGAGAAGCATAAGTCTCCTGCGGAATACGATGTTTTTGTTATCGGACGCAAAGGCCGCGACTACTTCAAGCGCAGAGGGATCACCTTGGCGGACGAAGTAACCGGATTGTCCGACTCGCCGAAATTTGCCGATATCAAATCGCTTGCGGCAGCAGCTGTCAAAGGATTTGAAGCAGGCAAATACGATGAGTTGAACCTCGTATACAACCAATTCTATAATGCAATTACCCAGGTTCCTGTCATTAAGCAGCTGCTTCCACTGGATCAGTCGCAATTTACAGGCGCGAAGGCAAGCTATGAATACGAGCCGTCACCTGAGAAGGTGCTCGACGTTCTACTTCCCAAATACGCGGAGACGGTTATTTACAGCGCGGTATTGGAAGGTAAAGCGAGTGAGTTCGGCGCTCGTATGACTGCGATGGGCAATGCAACGAAGAACGCGACGAAGATGATCGCTGGCTTGACGTTGACGTACAACCGTGCGCGGCAAGCGGCAATCACGCAAGAAATCGCAGAGATCGTCGGCGGAGCAAACGCGCAGGCATAA
- the atpA gene encoding F0F1 ATP synthase subunit alpha, whose translation MSIRPDEISTLIKQQIEQFKSEIQVVDVGTVIQVGDGIARVHGLENAMAGELLEFSNGVMGMALNLEESNVGVVIMGPYTGIREGDQVKRTGRIMEVPVGEALLGRVVNALGQPVDGNGPINTTEARPIESPAPGVMARKSVFEPMQTGIKAIDAMIPVGRGQRELIIGDRQTGKTQIAIDTIVNQKGNGVICIYVAIGQKQSTVRTVVESLRQQGALEYTIVVTASASEPSPLLYIAPYTGCSMGEYFMYNGKHVLVIYDDLSKQAAAYRELSLLLRRPPGREAYPGDVFYLHSRLLERAAKLNDELGGGSLTALPFIETQAGDISAYIPTNVISITDGQIFLESDLFYSGQRPAVNVGNSVSRVGSSAQIKAMKKVAGTLKTDLAQYRELAAFAAFGSDLDKVTQSRLNRGERTLEILKQGVNQPLPVERQVVSLYTVTRGHVDDIPVQDVRRFEAGLLAFVDANKPEIYASIRDTKDLTSDNEKVLVEAIKSFKNSFAVSV comes from the coding sequence TTGAGTATCAGACCTGATGAAATCAGCACGCTGATTAAACAACAGATCGAACAATTTAAATCCGAAATTCAAGTCGTAGATGTCGGTACGGTCATCCAAGTCGGTGACGGTATCGCACGTGTACACGGGCTCGAGAACGCAATGGCAGGCGAACTGCTTGAATTCTCGAACGGCGTTATGGGCATGGCCCTTAACCTTGAAGAAAGCAATGTCGGTGTCGTTATCATGGGACCTTATACAGGTATCCGTGAAGGCGACCAAGTAAAAAGAACCGGACGTATCATGGAAGTTCCAGTCGGTGAAGCGCTGCTTGGCCGCGTTGTTAACGCACTGGGCCAACCGGTTGACGGCAACGGTCCGATCAACACAACTGAAGCACGTCCAATCGAATCACCGGCACCGGGCGTTATGGCTCGTAAATCGGTATTCGAACCTATGCAAACAGGTATCAAAGCAATCGATGCGATGATTCCTGTCGGCCGCGGTCAACGTGAGTTGATCATCGGCGACCGTCAAACAGGTAAAACGCAAATCGCGATCGACACGATCGTCAACCAAAAAGGCAACGGCGTTATCTGTATCTACGTTGCTATCGGTCAAAAGCAATCCACAGTTCGTACGGTTGTTGAATCCCTTCGCCAACAAGGCGCTTTGGAATACACAATCGTCGTAACGGCGAGCGCTTCCGAGCCGTCCCCGCTGCTTTACATCGCACCTTACACAGGCTGCTCGATGGGCGAGTACTTCATGTACAACGGCAAACACGTTCTTGTTATCTATGATGATCTTTCCAAACAAGCGGCAGCATACCGTGAGCTTTCCTTGCTGCTCCGCCGTCCTCCGGGTCGGGAAGCTTATCCGGGCGACGTTTTCTACCTGCATTCCCGTTTGCTTGAGCGCGCAGCGAAGCTGAACGATGAGCTTGGCGGCGGTTCCTTGACTGCTCTGCCGTTCATCGAGACGCAAGCCGGCGATATCTCGGCTTACATCCCAACGAACGTAATTTCTATTACGGACGGTCAAATCTTCCTTGAGTCCGATCTGTTCTACTCCGGTCAGCGTCCAGCGGTTAACGTTGGTAACTCTGTATCCCGTGTAGGTTCCTCGGCTCAAATCAAAGCTATGAAAAAAGTTGCGGGTACACTGAAGACTGACCTTGCCCAATATCGTGAATTGGCAGCATTTGCAGCATTCGGATCCGATCTTGATAAAGTAACGCAGTCCCGTCTGAACCGCGGTGAGCGTACTCTGGAAATCTTGAAGCAGGGCGTTAACCAGCCGCTGCCGGTAGAGCGCCAGGTCGTTTCCCTTTATACGGTAACGCGCGGACACGTTGATGATATTCCTGTACAAGATGTACGTCGTTTCGAAGCAGGACTCCTTGCCTTCGTGGATGCCAATAAGCCTGAGATTTACGCTTCCATCCGCGATACGAAAGATTTGACTTCTGACAATGAGAAAGTTCTTGTTGAAGCAATCAAATCGTTCAAAAACAGCTTTGCTGTTTCGGTATAA
- a CDS encoding F0F1 ATP synthase subunit delta has product MSRESVVAKRYAKALFELAQSNNAVADVEKQLKIVVDALSGDAQIRKFLELPNVEVSKKIAIIKGALSDKVSVMVLNTVELLIVRGRQGALEDVYEAYTKVAGDALGQAHATIYTAKSLSAEELSKVAAQFGTMVGKRIIAKQIVEPALLGGVQVRIGDRLYDGSLSGKLARLEQALKTQAL; this is encoded by the coding sequence ATGAGCCGCGAGAGCGTCGTAGCTAAACGCTACGCTAAAGCGCTGTTCGAACTGGCACAAAGCAATAATGCGGTCGCTGATGTTGAGAAACAGCTCAAGATCGTCGTTGACGCTTTGTCCGGGGATGCACAAATCCGTAAGTTCCTGGAACTGCCAAACGTCGAGGTCAGCAAGAAGATCGCCATTATTAAAGGTGCTCTATCCGACAAAGTGTCCGTTATGGTTCTGAATACGGTGGAACTTCTTATCGTTCGCGGCCGTCAAGGCGCGCTCGAGGATGTGTATGAAGCTTATACGAAAGTAGCGGGGGATGCGCTGGGTCAGGCACACGCTACCATATATACAGCCAAATCGTTGTCCGCGGAAGAGCTGTCCAAAGTGGCAGCGCAATTCGGCACGATGGTCGGCAAACGCATTATCGCGAAACAAATCGTTGAACCAGCTCTGCTCGGCGGCGTACAAGTGCGTATCGGCGATCGTCTCTATGACGGCAGCCTCTCCGGCAAGCTTGCTCGATTGGAACAAGCATTGAAAACTCAAGCATTGTAG
- the atpF gene encoding F0F1 ATP synthase subunit B: MDIVWSNFFIQLISFGILYWLLSRYAFGPLFSIMEQRKQFVKEQLENAENSRKQAEQQYEEQKQTLQQARKDAYDIIEQAKQTSSKQADEIVQTAKSEASRLKDDAVKDIESEKNKAIAALRGQVSGMSVMIASKIIEKQIDDQSQEQLVNQYLNEVGSK, from the coding sequence TTGGATATCGTATGGTCCAATTTTTTCATCCAACTGATTTCTTTCGGCATTCTGTACTGGTTGCTTAGCCGTTACGCTTTCGGCCCGCTCTTCTCCATCATGGAGCAGCGTAAGCAGTTCGTAAAAGAACAGCTTGAGAACGCGGAGAACAGCCGCAAACAAGCGGAGCAGCAGTACGAAGAGCAGAAACAAACGTTGCAACAAGCGCGCAAAGACGCGTATGACATTATCGAGCAGGCGAAACAAACGAGCTCGAAGCAAGCGGACGAAATCGTACAAACTGCTAAATCCGAGGCCAGCCGTCTGAAAGACGACGCAGTCAAGGATATCGAGAGCGAGAAAAACAAAGCAATTGCCGCACTTCGCGGTCAAGTCAGCGGCATGTCCGTCATGATTGCTTCCAAAATTATCGAGAAACAAATCGATGATCAATCGCAGGAGCAGCTCGTTAACCAATACTTGAATGAGGTTGGAAGCAAATGA
- the atpE gene encoding F0F1 ATP synthase subunit C encodes MGALALVAAAIVFGLGALGAGIGNGLIVGRTVEGISRQPELRGTLQTTMFIGVALVEALPVISLVLAFIFLAKA; translated from the coding sequence ATGGGAGCTTTAGCATTAGTTGCAGCAGCAATTGTATTTGGTCTTGGAGCACTAGGTGCAGGTATTGGTAACGGTTTGATCGTAGGTCGTACAGTTGAAGGTATCTCCCGTCAACCAGAACTTCGCGGTACGCTTCAAACGACAATGTTCATCGGTGTAGCGCTTGTAGAGGCATTGCCAGTTATTTCCCTCGTTCTTGCGTTCATCTTCCTTGCAAAAGCCTAA
- the atpB gene encoding F0F1 ATP synthase subunit A, protein MEHIFPEVHLGGIRFDLAAIFMIVVTSIIVLILARLAVRGASVTNPTKMQNFLEWVIEFVINIIGTTMDLKKGRPYLTLGIALIMYLFVANLLGLPFGIVTEAHHGATFWGMELDLGGKDEAHISWWKSPTADVAVSGALMAIVIVLTHIEGLRRNRKHYLKHYFEPYIAFFPLNLIKEVAKPLSLSLRLYGNIFAGEVMISVIMGMGWFGIPALIVWQGFSIFVGAIQSFVFVMLTMVYMSQAIVHEEH, encoded by the coding sequence ATGGAGCATATTTTTCCTGAAGTGCATCTGGGCGGCATTCGCTTTGACCTGGCTGCAATTTTCATGATTGTTGTCACCAGCATTATCGTACTGATTCTTGCAAGATTGGCAGTGCGGGGTGCGTCGGTAACGAACCCGACCAAAATGCAAAACTTTTTGGAGTGGGTCATTGAATTCGTTATCAATATCATCGGCACGACGATGGATCTCAAGAAAGGTCGTCCTTACTTGACGCTCGGCATCGCGCTGATCATGTACCTGTTCGTAGCCAACTTGCTGGGCTTGCCTTTCGGTATCGTAACGGAAGCGCATCACGGCGCTACATTCTGGGGCATGGAACTTGATTTGGGCGGTAAGGATGAAGCACACATCTCCTGGTGGAAATCACCTACGGCGGATGTCGCTGTGTCCGGTGCGCTCATGGCAATCGTTATCGTTCTGACGCATATTGAGGGCTTGCGTCGCAACCGCAAACATTACCTCAAACACTATTTCGAACCATACATTGCATTCTTCCCGCTGAATTTGATCAAAGAGGTCGCGAAGCCATTGTCCCTCTCTCTTCGTCTCTATGGTAACATTTTCGCAGGCGAGGTCATGATCTCTGTTATCATGGGCATGGGTTGGTTTGGTATTCCAGCTCTGATCGTATGGCAAGGCTTTAGTATTTTCGTAGGCGCTATTCAATCCTTCGTATTCGTTATGCTAACCATGGTGTACATGTCGCAGGCTATCGTCCACGAAGAACATTAA
- a CDS encoding ATP synthase subunit I, which produces MKDLPSHLRTVKRITFFFLSACFVGWALLPEYKPLFGGLILGAAASLVNAFHLSWKVQRIGAKAAAAQSSKRNNLGFLTRACIALLAVVIATEYLSYNLYGAVAGLFVAQLATLILGFRSMSRSAARHSSDERGENN; this is translated from the coding sequence ATGAAAGATTTGCCGAGCCACCTTCGAACGGTTAAGCGTATTACGTTCTTTTTTTTGTCCGCATGTTTTGTTGGATGGGCCCTTCTTCCGGAGTACAAACCGCTTTTTGGCGGATTGATTCTCGGCGCTGCGGCAAGTCTTGTAAACGCCTTCCATCTTTCATGGAAAGTACAACGAATCGGTGCGAAAGCTGCTGCTGCGCAGAGCTCCAAGCGAAACAATCTTGGATTTCTGACGCGCGCATGTATCGCGCTGCTCGCGGTAGTGATTGCTACCGAGTATCTTTCTTACAATCTCTACGGCGCGGTCGCAGGATTATTTGTTGCTCAATTGGCAACACTCATACTGGGATTTCGTTCCATGAGTAGATCGGCAGCAAGGCATTCTTCCGATGAAAGGGGTGAAAACAACTAA
- a CDS encoding AtpZ/AtpI family protein encodes MNSSHNDNNRNTGNDSLGDNPWRAMGLIGSVGGTIGVCLGLGYWIGSKIDRAQGTEYGAIIGMAAGFIIAAVIAILLIRTFTGGKTKA; translated from the coding sequence ATGAATTCATCCCATAACGACAACAATCGCAATACGGGGAACGACAGCCTTGGCGACAATCCTTGGCGGGCCATGGGCCTTATCGGCTCCGTCGGCGGTACAATCGGCGTATGTCTCGGTCTGGGCTACTGGATCGGCTCGAAGATTGACCGTGCGCAAGGTACTGAGTATGGTGCTATCATTGGCATGGCCGCAGGCTTTATCATCGCGGCAGTCATTGCCATACTACTGATTCGAACGTTTACAGGGGGCAAAACAAAAGCATGA
- the wecB gene encoding non-hydrolyzing UDP-N-acetylglucosamine 2-epimerase, with the protein MAKLKVMTIFGTRPEAVKMAPLVLELQKHPDEIESVVCVTAQHRQMLDQVLDFFKITPDYDLNVMKDRQTLTETTVRVLEGLEPVLRESKPDIVLVHGDTQTTFLASYASFVQQIQVGHVEAGLRTWNKMSPYPEEMNRQLAGVLSDVHFAPTDKSADNLRKENKPESAIYITGNTATDVFQYTVDSSFTHPVIEWAAGKRMILMTAHRREALGEPHRNIFRAVKRIADEFEDVVIVYAVHPNPAVREPANEILGNHPRIKLIEPLDVFEMHNFFPHTYMIMTDSGGIQEEAPSFGLPTLVLRDTTERPEGIEAGTLELVGTDEAVVYDRAHALLSDPQLYARMSQAANPYGDGQASVRIVQAILHHFGRRAERPISFTQRS; encoded by the coding sequence TTGGCTAAATTGAAAGTAATGACGATTTTCGGCACGAGGCCGGAAGCGGTGAAGATGGCTCCGCTCGTGCTCGAGCTGCAAAAGCATCCCGACGAGATCGAATCCGTTGTTTGCGTAACGGCTCAGCATCGCCAAATGCTGGACCAAGTTCTCGATTTCTTCAAAATCACGCCCGATTACGATCTGAACGTCATGAAGGACCGTCAAACGCTGACGGAAACGACCGTTCGCGTGCTGGAAGGGCTGGAGCCGGTGCTTCGCGAATCCAAGCCGGATATCGTGCTCGTTCACGGCGATACGCAGACGACGTTCCTTGCGAGCTACGCGTCCTTCGTGCAGCAAATTCAAGTGGGCCACGTCGAGGCCGGACTCCGCACCTGGAACAAAATGTCCCCGTACCCGGAGGAAATGAACCGTCAGCTGGCAGGCGTGCTGTCTGACGTTCACTTTGCCCCGACGGATAAATCAGCGGATAATCTGCGCAAGGAGAACAAACCGGAATCGGCTATCTACATTACCGGCAACACGGCGACCGACGTGTTTCAGTATACGGTCGACTCTTCCTTCACTCACCCCGTCATCGAGTGGGCTGCGGGCAAACGGATGATTCTCATGACGGCACACCGCCGCGAAGCATTGGGCGAGCCGCATCGCAATATTTTCCGCGCTGTCAAACGAATTGCGGACGAATTCGAGGATGTGGTCATCGTCTATGCCGTGCATCCTAACCCGGCGGTGCGCGAGCCGGCGAACGAAATTCTCGGCAATCACCCGCGCATTAAGCTGATTGAACCGCTTGATGTCTTCGAGATGCATAACTTCTTCCCCCATACGTATATGATCATGACCGATTCTGGGGGTATCCAGGAAGAAGCGCCGTCGTTCGGTTTGCCGACGCTTGTGCTTCGCGATACGACCGAGCGCCCAGAGGGCATTGAAGCGGGAACGCTGGAGCTAGTCGGCACGGATGAAGCCGTCGTATACGACAGGGCGCACGCTTTGCTGTCGGACCCGCAGCTGTATGCGCGGATGAGTCAAGCCGCCAATCCTTATGGCGATGGTCAAGCCTCGGTACGAATCGTCCAGGCGATCCTGCATCATTTTGGAAGACGCGCCGAGCGCCCTATTTCGTTCACACAACGTTCATAG
- the upp gene encoding uracil phosphoribosyltransferase — MGTLTICDHPLIQHKLTFIRNKDTKTKDFRELVDEIATMMAYEITRDLPLETISVTTPIVEASSNVISGRMLGVIPILRAGLGMVEGMLKLIPAAKVGHIGLFRDPQTLQPVEYYVNLPSDATERMLIVVDPMLATGGSAIAAIAALKSRGCAQIKLMCLIAAPEGVEAVQQAHPDVDIYLAAMDSHLNDHGYIVPGLGDAGDRMFGTK; from the coding sequence ATGGGCACTCTTACAATTTGCGACCATCCGCTCATCCAGCATAAGCTGACGTTTATTCGCAACAAGGATACCAAAACAAAAGATTTCCGCGAGCTCGTCGATGAAATCGCGACCATGATGGCGTATGAAATCACGAGGGATTTGCCGCTTGAGACGATTTCGGTAACGACACCGATCGTTGAAGCGTCGAGCAATGTCATCTCGGGCCGCATGCTGGGCGTCATACCGATTCTGCGCGCAGGCCTTGGCATGGTTGAAGGGATGCTGAAGCTGATTCCGGCTGCGAAAGTCGGTCATATCGGCTTGTTCCGCGACCCGCAGACGCTGCAGCCTGTCGAGTATTACGTGAATTTGCCTTCCGACGCGACCGAGCGCATGCTCATCGTTGTCGATCCCATGCTGGCAACCGGCGGTTCCGCCATTGCGGCTATTGCGGCGCTCAAGTCGCGCGGCTGCGCTCAAATCAAGCTGATGTGCCTCATCGCGGCGCCGGAAGGCGTGGAAGCCGTTCAGCAAGCACATCCCGACGTGGACATTTATTTGGCTGCGATGGACAGTCACCTCAATGATCACGGCTACATCGTACCGGGTCTCGGCGATGCCGGCGACCGCATGTTCGGAACCAAATAA
- a CDS encoding HD-GYP domain-containing protein yields the protein MESKLPYRQNAMAIIDEVNPMDAFDPKLANVLIVDDQEYNISLLERILKRAGFRHIHSTMDPHEIQQLLSTIAPDIVLLDLHMPGMDGLEALKLIREQMGEEQYLPVLMLTADITPEAKQHGLQAGVNDFLTKPYDRTEVVLRMNNLLRTRHLHLQLQQHNNMLEARVRERTEELEQAKLEILQLLGRAAEYRDDMTGQHTQRVGKLSGLIAARLGFSDHRIQLIEMAAPLHDIGKIGISDEILLKPGRFEPEEFEYMKTHTKIGASILEGSAFAVLKLAGIIAESHHEKWDGSGYPRGLKAEEIPIEARIVALADFFDALTHERPYKKAWSPDEAISEVQRQRGIHFDPKLVDVMLQLFHLNEIPLRDEEAS from the coding sequence ATGGAGTCAAAGTTACCTTACAGACAGAATGCGATGGCTATAATAGATGAGGTGAACCCAATGGATGCTTTTGATCCGAAGCTCGCAAACGTACTGATCGTGGACGATCAGGAATACAATATCAGTCTCTTGGAGCGCATCTTGAAACGCGCGGGCTTCCGGCATATCCACAGCACGATGGATCCGCATGAAATCCAGCAGCTGCTCTCGACGATCGCTCCGGATATCGTGCTGCTGGATTTACATATGCCGGGAATGGACGGCTTGGAGGCATTGAAGCTCATTCGCGAGCAGATGGGGGAGGAGCAGTATCTGCCTGTTCTGATGCTGACGGCGGATATTACGCCTGAAGCCAAGCAGCATGGACTGCAGGCGGGCGTTAACGATTTCTTGACGAAGCCGTACGATCGGACGGAAGTCGTGCTTCGTATGAACAATTTACTGCGAACGCGGCATCTGCACCTGCAGCTGCAGCAGCACAACAACATGCTGGAAGCGCGCGTGCGCGAGCGCACGGAAGAGCTGGAGCAGGCGAAGCTCGAGATTCTTCAGCTGCTCGGGCGGGCCGCGGAGTACCGCGATGATATGACGGGACAGCATACGCAGCGTGTAGGCAAGCTGTCGGGTCTGATCGCGGCCCGTCTCGGGTTTTCCGACCATAGAATTCAATTGATCGAGATGGCGGCGCCCCTTCACGACATCGGCAAAATCGGCATCTCCGACGAAATCTTGCTCAAGCCGGGCCGGTTCGAGCCGGAGGAGTTCGAATACATGAAGACCCACACCAAGATCGGTGCGAGCATCTTGGAGGGCAGCGCGTTTGCGGTATTGAAGCTCGCCGGCATCATTGCGGAATCCCATCACGAGAAGTGGGACGGTTCCGGCTACCCGCGGGGGCTGAAGGCCGAGGAAATTCCAATCGAGGCGCGGATTGTGGCGCTTGCCGATTTCTTTGACGCGCTGACGCATGAGCGGCCGTACAAGAAGGCCTGGTCACCTGACGAAGCGATCAGCGAGGTACAGAGGCAGCGGGGCATTCATTTTGATCCGAAGCTCGTAGATGTGATGCTGCAATTATTCCACCTTAACGAAATTCCTCTGAGGGACGAAGAAGCTTCTTAA
- a CDS encoding response regulator: MNTILLVEDNEMNRDMLSRRLTRKGFVVMTAEDGKQGVEMAVKERPDLVLMDMSLPVLDGWGASRLLKGTPETKEIPIIALTAHAMTGDKEKAYDAGCDDFDTKPIDLERLLGKIQVWLEKR, encoded by the coding sequence ATGAACACTATACTGTTGGTCGAAGACAATGAAATGAACCGCGATATGCTGTCTAGGAGACTGACGCGCAAAGGATTTGTCGTCATGACGGCCGAGGACGGCAAGCAAGGCGTCGAAATGGCGGTTAAGGAACGGCCGGATCTCGTCTTGATGGATATGAGCTTGCCCGTTCTGGACGGATGGGGAGCCTCCCGGCTGCTCAAGGGCACGCCGGAAACAAAGGAAATCCCCATCATCGCTTTGACGGCTCATGCCATGACTGGAGATAAGGAGAAGGCCTACGATGCGGGATGCGATGATTTCGACACCAAGCCCATTGATTTGGAGCGGCTGCTCGGCAAGATACAAGTCTGGCTGGAGAAGCGCTGA